The Kluyveromyces lactis strain NRRL Y-1140 chromosome B complete sequence genome contains a region encoding:
- the SGD1 gene encoding Sgd1p (some similarities with uniprot|Q06132 Saccharomyces cerevisiae YLR336C SGD1 Suppressor of Glycerol Defect may be involved in high osmolarity signaling pathway), producing the protein MSKKHAIRLPGVLLDELKGQNYDEEDKRYQFPNVKKVQRNGKRKAPLSRKEQRRQERESKKIKRSGNNIQKTSTSLNVESAKKDRQNGSTAVKSSLKREKVKLGIQVKPKQVRFSEFNEVKEISSDDELSSGDFDDFDEDDLNEEEWEQLRELEDSDEEEEDDGGDDDDDDDDDYDEEVEEEEEEPLTARETMAKLKALKEKKRQVNPSGSEMAVDDAQNSSEDDEILNEEYSADDMDDDEECDSGLEEMSVEETMAALKAMKDKKLQAKSSKSTTTGTVEKGSNKNNKESGKKEQSKSKSEIYSPLTPEDRAAIERDELDMKYYAGKLGLKNGKKLRATDEYDAIGGLLEGLEYFEDFGDDESGEENVEDDSNVSDDGEDELISEDDEDEDEQTEEGQIENPFSSDDELSSGDFDEFDEDDLDEDEWQQLHELEGNAPSSTRTKQKENIYAAPVIEENKSYVPPSLRRKQLEESDSETNKELKRKVKSALNKLSDSNSAIIVTSLNELYDNYARQYVNDAINNQMIEVVAQKNKLLDTFIMNYAGVAFSIWKLRGTEAGASFIQALVQKFLEIYSEQIQSARNSKSDEPIMLSKETTNLLTLLGYSYNFGLVSSRLIYDIIKLLIQEPNEYTTELLLRIISVCGPLIRGDDPRALKDIITELLANVKQMKQTPRLNFLLETLSDLKNNRLKPSVLAANHQTLKKGILGSLRISTSASSEPLLASLEDIKNVDSKGKWWLIGASWKGNQETAFDEANVKEDRTIANQTNIKLDDDLLSEMIDWNEIAKQQRMNTDVRRAIFVSIMSAEDYLDAFAKIEKLNLKSKQSLDISRVLLHCLSNDGTSSGYNPYYSLLAGKLSEHNHKLLKSFQFLFWEIVKKFELETHSDDEEDTLFSNEDTVDEDTRLQRLAKQGRFFGHLIAEGHLKLDAFKHVPLMAGLNSDGIIFFDILLFQLFLSEGKAAEIKIKRDGKKTFEYNSDGLSSLIEKGINIQNKNVILKALRWFISKHFDYIKYISGMKGSKEHDRESRRLSWAVASFKKLIEEELKGAED; encoded by the coding sequence ATGAGTAAGAAACATGCTATCAGATTACCGGGAGTGTTGTTGGATGAGCTCAAGGGTCAAAAttatgatgaagaggataAGAGATATCAGTTTCCTAACGTGAAGAAAGTCCAACGCAATGGTAAAAGAAAAGCTCCTTTGAgcagaaaagaacagagaAGACAAGAACGTGAGAGTAAGAAAATAAAGAGGTCTGGAAATAATATTCAGAAAACGTCTACTTCATTGAATGTTGAATCAGCAAAGAAAGATAGACAAAATGGTTCTACAGCCGTAAAATCATCTCTTAAGAGAGAAAAAGTAAAACTTGGGATTCAAGTCAAGCCAAAACAAGTCAGATTCTCCGAGTTCAATGAGGTGAAAGAGATTTCGTCTGATGATGAGTTATCAAGTGGTGATTTCGATGATTTCGATGAAGACGATCtgaatgaagaagaatgggAACAACTACGTGAATTAGAAGACAGcgacgaagaagaagaggatgacGGCGGTGAcgacgatgacgatgacgatgacgattacgatgaagaagtagaagaagaagaagaagaacctcTTACGGCTAGAGAAACTATGGCGAAACTCAAAGCtttaaaggaaaaaaagcGACAAGTGAACCCATCTGGAAGTGAAATGGCAGTTGATGATGCCCAAAATTCatctgaagatgatgaaatacTTAATGAAGAATACTCAGCCGATGATatggatgatgatgaagagtGCGACAGTGGTTTGGAAGAAATGAGTGTAGAAGAAACAATGGCAGCTTTGAAGGCAATGAAAGATAAAAAGTTACAAGCCAAGTCTTCCAAATCTACCACCACTGGTACTGTAGAGAAAGGCTCTAATAAGAATAACAAAGAGTctggaaagaaagaacagtCTAAATCAAAGTCTGAGATTTACAGTCCATTAACACCAGAGGACAGAGCAGCGattgaaagagatgaaCTGGATATGAAATATTATGCTGGCAAGTTGGGCTTGAAAAACGGTAAAAAATTGCGTGCCACAGATGAATACGATGCTATTGGAGGTTTACTAGAGGGTCTTGAGTATTTTGAAGACTTTGGAGATGATGAAAGTGGAGAGGAAAATGTAGAAGATGATAGCAATGTCTCAGACGATGGTGAAGATGAACTAATATCggaagatgatgaagatgaagatgaacaaaCGGAAGAGGGACAAATCGAAAACCCATTTTCGTCTGATGATGAGTTATCAAGTGGAGACTTTGATGAATTCGACGAAGACGacttggatgaagatgaatgGCAACAACTTCATGAATTAGAGGGGAACGCTCCATCATCTACACGCACGAAGCAAAAGGAGAACATTTACGCCGCCCCAGTCATCGAAGAGAATAAATCTTACGTACCACCATCCTtgagaagaaaacaacTTGAGGAATCTGACTCGGAGACTAAcaaggaattgaaaagaaaagttaAATCAGCTCTGAATAAACTATCAGATTCAAACAGTGCTATAATTGTTACCTCCTTGAACGAGCTCTATGATAACTATGCAAGACAATACGTCAATGATGCGATTAACAATCAGATGATCGAGGTTGTTGCACAGAAGAATAAATTATTGGACACTTTTATCATGAATTATGCTGGTGTAGCTTTCAGTATATGGAAGCTAAGGGGAACTGAAGCCGGTGCTTCCTTTATTCAAGCATTGGTCCAGAAATTCTTAGAGATTTATAGTGAACAGATACAGTCGGCtagaaattcaaaatcagaCGAGCCAATAATGCTGTCTAAGGAAACGACTAATTTGCTGACTTTGCTGGGCTATTCCTACAACTTCGGGCTAGTTTCCAGCAGACTGATATATGATATCATCAAGCTATTAATTCAAGAACCCAATGAATATACAACCGAACTTCTGTTAAGGATCATCTCTGTTTGCGGCCCTTTGATACGTGGTGATGATCCCAGAGCTCTAAAGGATATAATCACGGAACTATTGGCCAACGTTAAACAGATGAAGCAAACTCCAAGGCTAAACTTTTTGTTGGAAACTCTGTCCGATTTAAAGAATAACAGGTTAAAGCCTTCAGTTCTTGCTGCCAATCATCAGACTTTAAAAAAGGGAATTTTGGGATCACTTCGCATCTCAACTTCGGCATCTTCGGAGCCTTTGCTGGCTTCTCTAGAAGATATAAAAAACGTGGATTCTAAAGGTAAGTGGTGGTTAATTGGAGCATCATGGAAGGGTAATCAAGAAACTGCTTTCGATGAGGCTAATGTCAAAGAAGACAGAACGATTGCTAATCAAACAAATATAAAAttggatgatgatttaCTCTCTGAAATGATTGATTGGAATGAGATAGCGAAACAACAGAGGATGAACACTGATGTGAGAAGAGCTATATTCGTTAGCATAATGTCTGCAGAGGATTATTTGGATGCATTCGCTAAGATAGAAAAGCTGAACTTGAAGAGTAAACAGAGTCTTGATATTTCACGGGTGCTGCTACATTGCTTGTCAAACGATGGCACATCGTCCGGATACAATCCATATTATTCATTATTAGCAGGAAAACTCTCAGAGCATAACCACAAACTTTTAAAGTCTTTCCAGTTTTTATTCTGGGAAATTGTGAAGAAGTTCGAGCTTGAGACACAttcagatgatgaggaagataCCTTGTTCAGCAATGAAGACACTGTTGATGAAGACACTAGATTACAAAGATTGGCTAAGCAAGGCCGATTCTTTGGCCATTTAATAGCAGAAGGTCACTTGAAACTTGATGCTTTCAAGCATGTTCCGTTAATGGCAGGACTCAACTCAGATGGAataatcttctttgatattttgcTTTTCCAGTTGTTCCTTTCCGAAGGTAAGGCAGCCGAAATAAAGATCAAACGAgatggaaagaaaacattTGAGTATAACTCTGATGGtttgtcttctttgatCGAGAAAGGTATTAACATTCAGAATAAGAATGTTATTTTAAAAGCGCTAAGATGGTTTATATCTAAGCATTTTGATTATATCAAGTATATTTCAGGTATGAAAGGCTCAAAAGAACATGATAGAGAAAGTAGAAGACTGTCTTGGGCAGTTgcatctttcaaaaaacTGATAGAAGAGGAGCTCAAAGGTGCTGAAGATTGA
- the NUP2 gene encoding nucleoporin NUP2 (weakly similar to uniprot|P32499 Saccharomyces cerevisiae YLR335W NUP2 Protein involved in nucleocytoplasmic transport binds to either the nucleoplasmic or cytoplasmic faces of the nuclear pore complex depending on Ran-GTP levels also has a role in chromatin organization), which yields MSKRFAGSQMTREGLENGHSNNVSDDETPFDKPAVASESVMSTRKIAMPKRKMGGFTAGDKPNMFKVIKDDKKPQGTDLNEKLTALNVQFKNKINSTLESDPVADISFLFDKYKTYSQQLRSEAKTNGAANAPPTSSFTFGTTSANVEKPKNPFAFAKPSAAPSFALPSEVTKPTTTVTEERLQDKKEQIEINSDSDSEEEKPAVNVEGPKFVLAKKPTTSDPPFSFGGNKRKEPDSDSDSEIEIKGPQFTFNGTVSSSAFTLPKNDASRTEESEPAEKPTDNKPASIFGNSSQSKPTFPPSASAPSIEKNEGSKPALPAFGSNKADNGNSSSPFSFSFSNNKDLAKESENKKEEAKPASTFGTFSAPAPSADSKPSFSFSAPVQRTATENKDSSKPSFTFGAMGKENSNDEAKKPSFTFGTSTTSEKPAESSKPSFTFGKASTGSTPFTFGKQETDKKDEKKPTFTFGATAASTVPAFSFGANKSEEAPPQGESSGFKISLPFASSAPTSDKDTAKEVSEKNSEDASAEAQEEPSKTLNLSNGEENENLLFSQRAKLMIFNTETKAYDSRGVGELKVLQNKEDNTKARILCRSDGMGHILLNTSIIKSFSYEALDPNNENLVKCPAIKAEGGLDTYVVKVKQKADGRKLVQAIKDAQSPM from the coding sequence ATGTCAAAGAGATTTGCGGGTTCTCAGATGACCAGAGAAGGTCTTGAGAACGGACATAGTAATAATGTTTCAGATGACGAGACTCCATTTGATAAACCTGCCGTTGCCAGCGAATCTGTAATGAGTACCAGAAAAATTGCAATGCCAAAGAGGAAAATGGGAGGATTTACTGCGGGTGATAAACCTAACATGTTCAAAGTGATAAAGGATGACAAGAAACCTCAAGGCACTGACTTAAACGAAAAACTCACGGCATTGAACGTgcaattcaaaaataaaataaattCTACATTGGAATCAGATCCAGTTGCtgatatttctttcctGTTCGATAAATACAAGACCTATTCGCAACAGTTAAGGTCAGAAGCGAAAACTAATGGCGCTGCAAACGCTCCTCCAACTAGCTCATTCACATTTGGTACCACATCAGCAAATGTGGAGAAACCTAAAAATCCATTTGCATTCGCAAAGCCTAGCGCAGCACCATCATTTGCTCTACCTTCGGAGGTGACTAAACCGACAACGACCGTAACGGAAGAGAGACTGCAAgataaaaaagaacaaattgagATTAACAGCGATAGTGATTCTGAAGAGGAAAAACCAGCCGTTAATGTTGAAGGCCCAAAGTTTGTCTTGGCTAAGAAACCAACGACGTCTGATCCGCCTTTCAGCTTCGGTGGGAATAAGCGTAAGGAACCTGACAGCGATAGCGACAGCGAGATAGAGATCAAGGGACCCCAATTTACGTTTAATGGGACTGTATCGTCCAGTGCCTTTACTTTACCAAAGAATGATGCTTCAAGGACAGAGGAATCTGAACCAGCTGAAAAACCAACGGATAACAAGCCAGCTAGTATATTTGGGAACTCTTCACAATCTAAACCAACATTCCCTCCTTCTGCGTCCGCACCATCCATAGAGAAAAATGAGGGAAGCAAACCAGCTCTTCCTGCCTTTGGGTCAAATAAGGCTGATAATGGTAATTCATCATCTCCgttctcattttctttcagcaacaataaagatttggccaaagaaagtgaaaataaaaaggaagaagcaaAGCCAGCTAGCACCTTCGGTACATTCTCTGCCCCTGCTCCATCGGCGGACTCTAAACCATCGTTTAGCTTCTCTGCTCCAGTGCAAAGGACAGCAACTGAAAACAAAGATTCATCAAAGCCTTCCTTTACATTTGGAGCTATGGGCAAGGAAAACAGTAATGATGAAGCTAAAAAGCCTTCTTTCACATTCGGTACCTCAACAACCTCTGAAAAACCGGCTGAGTCATCTAAACCTTCATTTACATTTGGTAAAGCTTCAACAGGCTCCACTCCTTTCACTTTTGGAAAACAGGAGACCGACAAAAAAGATGAGAAAAAACCTACGTTTACGTTTGGGGCAACAGCAGCATCAACTGTACCAGCATTCAGTTTTGGTGCCAACAAATCTGAAGAGGCGCCTCCACAAGGTGAATCATCTGGCTTCAAGATCTCTTTACCCTTTGCCTCATCTGCTCCAACATCTGATAAGGATACTGCCAAGGAAGTTAGTGAAAAAAACAGCGAAGACGCATCTGCTGAGGCACAAGAAGAGCCATCTAAAACTTTGAATCTATCGAACGGTGAGGAGAATGAGAATCTACTCTTTTCGCAACGCGCCAAGCTAATGATTTTCAATACTGAGACGAAAGCCTATGATTCCCGTGGTGTAGGTGAATTGAAGGTTTTGCAAAACAAGGAAGACAATACAAAAGCAAGAATACTTTGTAGGTCAGACGGTATGGGTCATATTTTGCTAAATACTAGTATTATAAAGTCATTTTCCTATGAAGCATTAGATCCAAATAATGAGAATTTGGTTAAGTGTCCTGCAATTAAAGCGGAAGGAGGGTTAGACACATACGTCGTAAAAGTGAAACAAAAGGCTGATGGTAGAAAATTAGTACAAGCGATCAAGGATGCTCAATCACCGATGTAA